From Alloacidobacterium dinghuense:
GGCGTTTGAGTGAAAGATGTCAGCGAAGGACGGCGCGATAACACAGCGGAAGCCGTAGTCGGACAGCGCCCATGCGGCGTGCTCGCGCGATGATCCGCAGCCAAAGTTTTTGGCGGTGACGAGAATCTGCGAGTCTTTATAGCGCGGCTGGTTGATTTCGAAGTTTGGGTCCTGCCGCCAGTCGAAGAAGAGAAACTCGCCGTAGCCGGTGCGCTCGATGCGCTTAAGGAATTGCTTGGGAATGATCTGATCAGTGTCGACGTTCACGCGGTCGAGCGGCGTAACAACGGATGTGAGTTTGCGGAATGGCTGCATTATGCCAGCACCTCCTCGCCTTTGTATTCCCATTGGCGGATATCAGTGAAGTGGCCGGTGACGGCTGCGGCTGCGGCCATCTCCGGGCTGACGAGGTGAGTGCGTCCGCCGCGCCCCTGGCGGCCTTCGAAGTTGCGGTTGCTGGTCGAGGCGCAGCGCTCGCCGGGCTGCAGGATGTCGGGGTTCATTCCCAAACACATGGAGCAGCCGGGCTCGCGCCATTCGAAGCCTGCTTCGAGGAAGATTTTGTTGAGACCTTCTTTTTCTGCTTGCTCTTTCACCTGATGCGAGCCGGGAACAACCATGGCGCGCACATGGGAGTTCACGTGATATCCGGTGACGACTTTGGCGGCGGCACGCAGGTCTTCAATGCGCGAGTTGGTACAGGAGCCGATGAAGACACGGTCGATGGGGATCTCTTCGATGGCCGTGCCGGGTTTCAGGTCCATGTATTCGAGCGCGCGCTGGAAAGCCCTTTTATCCGACTCAGATGCTTTCAATGGATCAGGTACGCTGCCGGTGATTGGGACAACCATGCCGGGGTTGGTTCCCCATGTGACATAGGGTGTGAGGCCCTCAGCCTTAATGACAAGTTCGCGGTCGAACTTTGCGCCCGGATCAGATTTCAGCTCGCGCCACTCGGCAACGGCTTCTTCCCACTTTGCACCTTGCGGAGCGGAGCGGCGACCCTTGAGATACGCGAAGGTCGTATCGTCGGGAGCGATCATGCCGGCGCGCGCGCCAGCTTCGATGCTCATGTTGCAAATGGTCATGCGGCCTTCCATCGAGAGCGCGCGGATGGCAGAGCCGGCGTATTCGACGACGTGGCCGGTGGCCCCGTCGGTGCCGATGCGGCCGATGATGCCGAGGACGATGTCTTTTGCGGTAACGCCTTGCGACAGTTCACCTTCAACGGAGATGCGGAATGTCTTCGGCTTTGATTGCTGCAGGCACTGCGTCGCCATGACGTGCTCGACTTCGGATGTGCCGATGCCGAAGGCCAGAGCTCCGAAGGCTCCGTGGGTCGAGGTGTGCGAGTCGCCGCAGACGATGGTCATGCCCGGCTTGGTGAGTCCGAGTTCGGGGCCGATGACGTGGACGATGCCCTGGTTCGGGGATTGAATGTCGTATAGCTCGACGCCGAATTCCTTGCAGTTCTTGCGCAGCGTGTCGATTTGCTTGGCGGCGATGGCGTCTTCGATGATGAGCCGATTCGGTGTTGTCGGAACATTGTGATCGACGGTGGCCACAGTGCGGTCGGGGCGGCGGAGCTTGCGTCCAGCCATGCGGAGACCGTCGAATGCCTGCGGCGAGGTGACTTCGTGGACGAGATGGAGGTCGATGTAGAGCAGCGTGGGCTCGTTTGCGGGTTCGGCGACAAGGTGCTGTTCCCAGACTTTTTCGAAGAGTGTTTTTTGATGCGACATCTTGAATTGGACCTCTGTTGTTGCACGGGGCTAAAGCCCCTTTCTTCCTGTCCTTAATTCACCGGCCTAAAGGCCGGTGCTTTTACCCTTAATTTTGTGCGCCGTCTCCGATGGCGGTTTTATTCTTGTCCTTCTGTGTGGAGTGCAGAATCTGACGATTGTGTTCTAACTGACATCGCTGAGATTCTTCGTCGCTTCGCTCCTCAGAGTGACGGCCTTCAAAAAAAATCAATTACACGGCGTGCATGGCTTGCCGTTTGTCGATGATTTCGTTCAATGCTTCATGCACCTGCTTGCCCATTGCTTGTGTGGAGAGGATCATCTTCTTGTCCTTCTCGCTGCGGGCGAGGTCGGCGGTGCGATAGCCCTGCTCCAGAACTTTGCGGACTGCGGTTTCAATGGCCAGCGCATCCTGTTCG
This genomic window contains:
- the leuD gene encoding 3-isopropylmalate dehydratase small subunit, yielding MQPFRKLTSVVTPLDRVNVDTDQIIPKQFLKRIERTGYGEFLFFDWRQDPNFEINQPRYKDSQILVTAKNFGCGSSREHAAWALSDYGFRCVIAPSFADIFHSNAGKNGILLITLPEEQVQTLLDRAAKTENYKLHVSLEDETIHDDHGFEAKFSIDPFRRYCLLEGLDDIGLTLRHAAALDAFETQHNEKFWLTPRA
- the leuC gene encoding 3-isopropylmalate dehydratase large subunit: MSHQKTLFEKVWEQHLVAEPANEPTLLYIDLHLVHEVTSPQAFDGLRMAGRKLRRPDRTVATVDHNVPTTPNRLIIEDAIAAKQIDTLRKNCKEFGVELYDIQSPNQGIVHVIGPELGLTKPGMTIVCGDSHTSTHGAFGALAFGIGTSEVEHVMATQCLQQSKPKTFRISVEGELSQGVTAKDIVLGIIGRIGTDGATGHVVEYAGSAIRALSMEGRMTICNMSIEAGARAGMIAPDDTTFAYLKGRRSAPQGAKWEEAVAEWRELKSDPGAKFDRELVIKAEGLTPYVTWGTNPGMVVPITGSVPDPLKASESDKRAFQRALEYMDLKPGTAIEEIPIDRVFIGSCTNSRIEDLRAAAKVVTGYHVNSHVRAMVVPGSHQVKEQAEKEGLNKIFLEAGFEWREPGCSMCLGMNPDILQPGERCASTSNRNFEGRQGRGGRTHLVSPEMAAAAAVTGHFTDIRQWEYKGEEVLA